The Montipora capricornis isolate CH-2021 chromosome 6, ASM3666992v2, whole genome shotgun sequence genome has a window encoding:
- the LOC138054481 gene encoding membrane-bound transcription factor site-2 protease-like isoform X2: protein MSSIILVLGFWTFFFICNALLKNYRKYSRKYKEFLENNGLSLSLCHVRWYTTRFNRSFVRFGQIQPYLLHLWFSFGVLVGSLLMVTSVVVLSLTLYKAFSRDAPEQVLTPVMPGVNLPWSQVLYYLGTLTISGVFHEFGHAISAVREQVRVNGFGMFFMIIYPGAFVDLYTEHLTVISPLRQLRIYCAGVWHNAVLVLVGLLLIWCLPYLLVPFYVTGQGAVVFSVLKESPLYGSIEPGDTVLSLYGCQVYNKQDWNNCISKTLNTPQHGYCTDMITITRKNSSQGAFYTGGVYDCCKNSTSSRFCFKYESLSHSKGYACLPARSTMQSRKFCDLPTDCDGPGDKVCVHPSLDNSSRLLRIIRSTSSDVLYVGDPLLLQYTVGIIDYQRRSKILPMEFPTVLETFLIYLVSLSGALALLNMVPCYSLDGQWALFAFVDHLLTSYIPLEDQRNMLCNIILTLGTLLLASNIMLALWTLGSA from the exons ATGTCTAGCATCATTCTCGTTCTTGGTTTCTGGACCTTTTTTTTCATCTGCAATGCTTTATTGAAG AATTACAGGAAATATTCCAGGAAGTATAAAGAATTTCTGGAAAACAATGGCCTGTCTCTGTCCCTTTGTCACGTTCGGTGGTACACAACACGATTCAACAGATCATTTGTGAGGTTTGGTCAGATCCAGCCATACTTGCTACACCTGTGGTTCTCATTTGGTGTGTTGGTGGGGTCCCTGTTGATGGTCACCTCTGTTGTGGTTCTTTCATTGACGCTGTACAAAGCATTTTCAAGAGATGCTCCGGAACAAGTCTTAACTCCTGTG ATGCCAGGTGTCAATCTACCTTGGAGTCAAGTGCTATATTACCTTGGCACACTTACAATTAGTGGTGTTTTTCATGAATTTGGACATGCCATTTCTGCTGTCAG GGAACAAGTGCGTGTAAATGGATTTGGTATGTTCTTCATGATCATTTACCCTGGTGCCTTTGTAGATCTGTACACAGAACATTTAACTGTCATATCACCATTGCGGCAACTAAGAATATACTGTGCTGGTGTGTGGCACAATGCTGTGCTTGTGTTGGTTGGACTACTTCTGATTTGGTGTCTACCTTATCTGTTGGTCCCATTTTATGTGACTGGCCAGGGTGCAGTGGTATTCAGTGTGCTTAAA gaaTCCCCATTGTATGGCAGCATTGAACCTGGTGACACAGTCTTGTCTCTTTACGGGTGTCAGGTTTATAACAAACAAGACTGGAATAATTGCATCAGTAAAACACTGAACACACCTCAGCATGGATATTGCACAGACATGATAACAATAACTAGGAAAAACTCTTCACAAG GTGCATTTTACACTGGGGGAGTGTACGactgttgtaaaaactcaaCTTCTTCAAGGTTCTGTTTTAAATACGAGTCTCTGAGCCATTCAAAG GGGTATGCTTGTCTTCCAGCCAGAAGCACAATGCAATCTAGAAAATTTTGTGATTTACCAACAGACTGCGATGGACCAG GTGACAAAGTCTGTGTTCACCCATCTCTGGACAACTCCAGTCGTCTTCTGAGGATAATTCGAAGTACTAGTTCAGATGTGCTTTATGTGGGAGACCCTTTACTTCTTCAGTACACAG TTGGGATAATTGATTATCAACGTAGAAGCAAGATCTTACCCATGGAATTTCCTACTGTTCTTGAAACATTCTTAAT ATATTTAGTTTCTTTGTCTGGGGCTTTGGCTTTACTAAACATGGTACCATGTTATTCACTTGACGGACAGTGGGCATTGTTTGCCTTTGTGGATCACTTATTGACTTCATACATTCCTTTGGAAGATCAGAGAAATATGTTATGCAATATCATTCTCACACTTGGAACTTTGTTACTGGCTTCAAACATCATGCTTGCTCTTTGGACTCTTGGAAGTGCGTAG
- the LOC138054481 gene encoding membrane-bound transcription factor site-2 protease-like isoform X1: MSSIILVLGFWTFFFICNALLKVCGCLQNYRKYSRKYKEFLENNGLSLSLCHVRWYTTRFNRSFVRFGQIQPYLLHLWFSFGVLVGSLLMVTSVVVLSLTLYKAFSRDAPEQVLTPVMPGVNLPWSQVLYYLGTLTISGVFHEFGHAISAVREQVRVNGFGMFFMIIYPGAFVDLYTEHLTVISPLRQLRIYCAGVWHNAVLVLVGLLLIWCLPYLLVPFYVTGQGAVVFSVLKESPLYGSIEPGDTVLSLYGCQVYNKQDWNNCISKTLNTPQHGYCTDMITITRKNSSQGAFYTGGVYDCCKNSTSSRFCFKYESLSHSKGYACLPARSTMQSRKFCDLPTDCDGPGDKVCVHPSLDNSSRLLRIIRSTSSDVLYVGDPLLLQYTVGIIDYQRRSKILPMEFPTVLETFLIYLVSLSGALALLNMVPCYSLDGQWALFAFVDHLLTSYIPLEDQRNMLCNIILTLGTLLLASNIMLALWTLGSA, translated from the exons ATGTCTAGCATCATTCTCGTTCTTGGTTTCTGGACCTTTTTTTTCATCTGCAATGCTTTATTGAAG GTTTGTGGGTGTTTGCAGAATTACAGGAAATATTCCAGGAAGTATAAAGAATTTCTGGAAAACAATGGCCTGTCTCTGTCCCTTTGTCACGTTCGGTGGTACACAACACGATTCAACAGATCATTTGTGAGGTTTGGTCAGATCCAGCCATACTTGCTACACCTGTGGTTCTCATTTGGTGTGTTGGTGGGGTCCCTGTTGATGGTCACCTCTGTTGTGGTTCTTTCATTGACGCTGTACAAAGCATTTTCAAGAGATGCTCCGGAACAAGTCTTAACTCCTGTG ATGCCAGGTGTCAATCTACCTTGGAGTCAAGTGCTATATTACCTTGGCACACTTACAATTAGTGGTGTTTTTCATGAATTTGGACATGCCATTTCTGCTGTCAG GGAACAAGTGCGTGTAAATGGATTTGGTATGTTCTTCATGATCATTTACCCTGGTGCCTTTGTAGATCTGTACACAGAACATTTAACTGTCATATCACCATTGCGGCAACTAAGAATATACTGTGCTGGTGTGTGGCACAATGCTGTGCTTGTGTTGGTTGGACTACTTCTGATTTGGTGTCTACCTTATCTGTTGGTCCCATTTTATGTGACTGGCCAGGGTGCAGTGGTATTCAGTGTGCTTAAA gaaTCCCCATTGTATGGCAGCATTGAACCTGGTGACACAGTCTTGTCTCTTTACGGGTGTCAGGTTTATAACAAACAAGACTGGAATAATTGCATCAGTAAAACACTGAACACACCTCAGCATGGATATTGCACAGACATGATAACAATAACTAGGAAAAACTCTTCACAAG GTGCATTTTACACTGGGGGAGTGTACGactgttgtaaaaactcaaCTTCTTCAAGGTTCTGTTTTAAATACGAGTCTCTGAGCCATTCAAAG GGGTATGCTTGTCTTCCAGCCAGAAGCACAATGCAATCTAGAAAATTTTGTGATTTACCAACAGACTGCGATGGACCAG GTGACAAAGTCTGTGTTCACCCATCTCTGGACAACTCCAGTCGTCTTCTGAGGATAATTCGAAGTACTAGTTCAGATGTGCTTTATGTGGGAGACCCTTTACTTCTTCAGTACACAG TTGGGATAATTGATTATCAACGTAGAAGCAAGATCTTACCCATGGAATTTCCTACTGTTCTTGAAACATTCTTAAT ATATTTAGTTTCTTTGTCTGGGGCTTTGGCTTTACTAAACATGGTACCATGTTATTCACTTGACGGACAGTGGGCATTGTTTGCCTTTGTGGATCACTTATTGACTTCATACATTCCTTTGGAAGATCAGAGAAATATGTTATGCAATATCATTCTCACACTTGGAACTTTGTTACTGGCTTCAAACATCATGCTTGCTCTTTGGACTCTTGGAAGTGCGTAG
- the LOC138054480 gene encoding E3 ubiquitin-protein ligase arc-1-like, which translates to MYERKEMICPLCYSRYGTGFPQRIPRDLDCKHTFCTECLLKLQELQGSVVECSCCKLRTLLPPNGVDGLDKNMDLLQAVLRSEEEEQKLCNFCVQKVYPPKPATFFCSDCDVFMCGSCSDEIHSQLEYRCHGICQANASKEGTEDMVHQKWKMSSRPSSSSSLLSKHSSGLRPTLNSSRPSSSLLNYAAIPECSVHKEMTKYYCRNCRCLCCESCYRYGNHKNHSCFQVHEAEERERKALVKLQTQVEQHGEKFIKARGEVQRAIEEVKKNTIAVKDMARRFYRELRAAIDQAEKLLMEDVDKRTSAKLKALNEQLSHMVEISSLTTTACRNCDNALSMDYYEMLMMKKDVETEMKDVLELLCEIEPVAKGDLGCQFPNHENLLGNIRTCAKLVLPPGPPQRLTCRITDNNMVHVTWDPPENNLFLYPVVGYILQSSSGPDNSFVNIYKGNETSLIIDKAIADLPVGKQVQFRACAINITGIGPWGFPYGVKIPD; encoded by the exons ATGTACGAGAGAAAGGAGATGATATGTCCTTTGTGCTACAGTCGCTACGGAACCGGCTTTCCACAACGCATCCCTCGCGATCTGGATTGCAAACATACATTCTGTACGG AGTGCCTATTAAAACTGCAAGAATTGCAAGGCTCAGTTGTAGAATGTTCGTGCTGCAAACTTCGAACGTTGTTACCTCCTAATGGTGTTGATGGACTTGATAAGAACATGGATCTTCTTCAAGCTGTTTTGCgttcagaagaagaagaacaaaaattGTGCAATTTCTGCGTTCAGAAAGTTTATCCACCCAAGCCTGCGACTTTTTTCTGTTCTGACTGTGATGTTTTCATGTGTGGAAGTTGCTCAGATGAAATTCACTCTCAGCTGGagtatcgttgccatggtattTGTCAAGCAAATGCATCCAAAGAAGGTACAGAAGACATGGTACATCAGAAATGGAAAATGTCTTCTCGTCCATCATCAAGCAGCTCACTTTTGAGCAAGCATTCTTCTGGGTTAAGGCCAACATTAAACAGCAGTAGACCTTCAAGTTCTTTATTAAATTATGCTGCCATACCTG AATGCTCTGTTCACAAGGAGATGACAAAATACTACTGTCGGAACTGCAGGTGCCTTTGTTGTGAATCTTGTTATCGTTATGGTAACCACAAGAATCACAGCTGCTTCCAGGTTCATGAGGCTGAGGAACGTGAAAGAAAAGCTTTGGTGAAATTGCAAACCCAAGTTGAGCAACATGGTGAGAAATTCATCAAAGCTCGTGGAGAGGTGCAGAGGGCCATAGAGGAAGTAAAGAAAAATACTATAGCTGTGAAAGACATGGCAAGGAGATTTTACAGAGAGCTTCGTGCTGCTATTGATCAAGCTGAGAAACTCCTTATGGAAGATGTCGATAAAAGGACTAGTGCTAAATTGAAAGCTTTGAATGAACAGCTCAG CCACATGGTTGAAATTTCAAGCCTGACAACCACTGCCTGTAGAAACTGTGACAATGCACTTAGTATGGATTATTATGAAATGCTTATGATGAAGAAGGATGTGGAAACAGAGATGAAGGATGTCTTAGAATTGCTGTGTGAGATTGAGCCAGTAGCAAAGGGTGATTTAGGTTGTCAGTTTCCAAATCATGAAAATCTTCTGGGGAACATTAGAACCTGTGCCAAGCTTGTCTTGC CACCTGGACCTCCGCAGAGGCTGACTTGCAGGATAACAGATAATAACATGGTCCATGTTACATGGGATCCACCTGAAAACAACTTATTTCTGTATCCAGTTGTTGGGTACATACTACAAAGCAGTTCTG GTCCAGATAAcagttttgtaaatatttacaaaggaAATGAAACCTCCTTGATTATAGACAAGGCCATTGCTGACCTACCTGTTGGGAAACAAGTGCAGTTCCGTGCATGTGCAATAAATATAACAGGCATCGGGCCCTGGGGATTTCCATACGGTGTAAAAATACCAGACTGA